TTTATCACCTCTGGCTTTGAGCATAGTGTTGCGAATATGACGCTCCTATCCATCTCGCTGCTGGTTCCCCATCCGGAAACTGTAACACTGGCAGGTCTTGCCGCAAATTTGATTCCGGTATCACTGGGCAACATGGTAGGAGGGATCCTGTTTGTAGGGGTACCCTATTGGTATATTGGCAAGGCTAAGCGGGTTTAATGTAAATTTACGATTCAGAAGCTGTGACCATCAATGAAGCTTAGCCAAAGTCCCCCATATACAAAATGACCCGATTGAAAGCACTTGTCATAAGTGTCTCAACTCGGGTCATTATTTAATTCGTATACAGTTTACTCCGCTTCGGTCCGCGACCAACGGAAGCACCTTGCACTAGCGTTACATAAATCCGTTCATGCTCAACAGCCTCTCCAGAAATGATCTTGATGAGCTGTTCGGCAGCGAGCGCGCCCCATTTACGCTTGGAGTAATCAATCGTGGCTAATCGCGGCTGCATATACCGGCTGAGCTCGATATTATCAAAGCCAATTAAGTGTACATGCTCGCCAATGATGAAATCCGTATCCGCCAGGCGGTTGCACAGACCGATCGCCATCTCATCATTCAGGCAGAAGACAGCAACCGGCTCTGTATACTCCTGAATAATCCGTTCGGCAGCCCTCTCGCCTCCGCTCTTCTTGAAATCCCCGGGCAGCTCAATCCATTCCACATCATCGGCCCGACTCGCCACCAGATTAACTGCCTTCATCCGTTGAATCGAGTCGAACGAATCGTCTGGGCCGGTTACGACATAAATCTTCTTATGCCCCTGTTCAACAAGGTATTCCGTGGCCAGGGTCGCTCCCGCTTTATTATCAAGCAGCACCTGATTAATGTTCGGATGCTCCAGCTCCCGGTCCAATACGACGATCTTATGGTTGCGCTGTGCATGCTTGAGCAGTTCCTCACTAGAGAAGGTATGGTCAAGAATGACTGCACCGTCAATCATCCGTTCTGGAAGCATACGGTGAGATTGTTCCCCACTGCATACGATTAGGTCATAGCCCTGCGAGTTGCATACCTCCTTCATCCCATCAAGTAACTCCCCGTACACATCCCCCTTGAAATCGGTAAGGAACACGCCGAGTATCCTGGACTCCTTCTTCTTCAACGTTCTTGCCGCCGCATTGGGGATATAATTCAACTCGTTGGCGATATGAAGAATTCTGGACCGTGTCTCATCCGTCACTTTGCTGCTGCCATTAAGGGCATAGGATACTGTTGAGATCGAGACACCAGCCCTTTTGGCAATATCTTTAATGCTTGTCAATTTACCCTCGCTCCTTCATCTTCTCAACCAAAGACATAAGGCTGAACTAATGGTCGTATGAGTGAAGCCAAGTTCAACTCCTATAGTTATGGAAAAGGGCGATCTATACAGATCGCCATAAATTTACATAAAAATGTCGATGACATGATCCTCTTGGTTGATCACCTGTTCGAAGACGGATCTGGATAGCCGTATTCCGCCTTGACGATAAGGATTTGCCAGTCTCACTGTATCTATTTGATTCCCGTTCAGGGCCACTGCGTTCACCGGTCCGCCGGTTATATGATAGATGAAAGTAATCTTCATTCCAGCATATTGGAAATCGAAGTGCAATCCATCCAGTTCGGTTGGCAATACCGGATCAATTACGAGATCGCCCTGTTCCTGGCGAATTCCAAGCGCATTGGAGATCAGCTGATTCATATAGATCCCCGGGCCGCTGGAGTAGATTCTCCACCCACCCTTGACTTGAACCTCGCCGCTACGCAGCTGTTCAAAGCCCGTCTGAGCATCATATCTCGTATTGAACTTCCCGTCCGAGCTACTGAAGTAGGCATTGCTCTGACGAATCTCCGCATTTGGAACTACATCCTGGATGCCTACAGGATTAATAGCCTGCAAACCATGCCATACGTCCTCTGCATGTCCCAGCTTGGCCATTGCTTCTACGAAGCGGATATGAGCATGGACATATTGAAGTCCGACCTCGCGGCCAAAGTTGGCAGCTTGCTCCGCCCGTTTGAAATGTGTGCTGACTCCACCGGCATACTGAGCTGGACGATTCATCAAGCGCACACCATCCGGGAAGAACAGCTTCTCCTTAATGAGCTCATAATGCGATGCCGCACGTTGCGGATCAAGCAGTTCGGCAATCATGCTCCGAGTCATTGGAAGCAGACGATACTGAATACCTGTCTCCGTATCTGAAGGATGCAGCATCAGCTTCGCCGACTCGGGATTTTCCAAGTAGAGGAAACCCGGGATCACATCCGTCTGCAGCATATAATGATAGTAATCTTGTCTGATCCGGTCGGTCATCTCCGCAAGCTCAGCAGCCAAATCTGGCTGAACGGACGCCAATGCCTTGGACAATTGATTCAGAGACTGGTAAGTCAGAGCAACGGTCCAGCTGCTGACCATATACTTCTTCAACTGTGCATTTGCTGGCTGCAGCGTATCATCCCAATCCCCGTCCCCATATGAGGATAGATGCGTATCATGCAGGAAGTGGCTGCGGATATAATCAATCTCTCGATTCATATGATCGAGGATAGTATAGGCTTGATCCGTAAAGCTGAAGCTTCCCTTCACTGTGTATGGTACTGTTTCCTCCAGAATGCCATAGTCCTGTGTAGCCGCTAAGTAATCGCTAAGCACCTTCAACGGCCAGACGATGATATCGCCGTGGCTCTCTTCCTGCTGTATCTGAGCATAGCGGTCAAACATGAACCACTGCGGCCAATTCCCGTCATCTTCAAATTGATGGCTGTATACCGTCAGCAGAATATCGCGCACCTGTTCGAACTTCTGAGTGGCCATGAAATATTCTGTCGGACCTTGGCATACATCGCGTGTTCCCCAGGCTGCGCCTCCGTATTGCTCCAGTCCATGAGGTACTGAATAGTGCACCAACATATTGTGCGTATACCACCAAGTCAGTGCATTGAACTTGAACAAATCATCTCGATCCTGCCCATCCGCATCTCTAAGACGGAACCCGTTCATGACATTATTCAGGAAGCTGCGGTAAGCTTCGATCTCTGTCATGGCATTCGATATCGCGTCCATAGCGATCTCTTCACCCTCAAGCAGCCCTTGCATGGTAAGGCTCCACTCACTTGTAGATGCCAGCTTCATATTCACCAGCGATGCAGAGCCAGAAGGAATCCCGTCTATCAGCATAGCCTCATCGCCAATTTCGACATCAGTTCCATGCACCTGCATCCGGTATTTCAGGTTCGGATAAGCCTGGGCGCGGATCTCATCCTGGCCGCCATAGAACGTCAGGACACCCTGTTCCTCCATCATACGGACTGAAGACCCGTATTCATTAACATCCATCGTAATTTGGTTGGTTATCAGGAATTTGTACTTCTTGCCGTTGTTCGACTTCACATGCAGGCGAACGACTGGCAATTCCGCTGCTGTGTAATTCGTGATCACTAGAACATCATCGGACAGCTTATAATGCCAACGTACATAATTGAAGCCGATCTCGAACATGGATGGCATCGTCAGTAACTGATACTTGCCCCCGAGCTCTACATAGATCCGCTGTCCGGCTGTCTTCGGCACATTAAGCGCACTTCGGGCGTTGCTCATCATTTTATTAAGGTTCGTATTACCGACAACAAGATGAGAATTGAAAATACCGTACAAGTATGAGGTCGTCGTAACAACCTTAGCTCCTAGTTCTACATTGCTGCCGCTCATCAGGATATGTCCATGCGGGCGTTCGACGAGCAGTTCTTTCTCTTTCAGAATCACATGCTCATAAGCTTCGGTGAAGAAAGCGAGCAGCTTTCCATCTTTGCGCTCTTCCTGATGTCTCAATGATTGTGGGAACAAGGCATCTACTTCTTCTTGCGTCATAGCAAGAGCCTGGACTGGTTGACCGAATTCAGGCTTGAAACGCATAGGCTGTAGACGTCTCAGTTCGCTACTTCCCGCTTCCGAGTTATATGCCTGCCACGCCTTAACAATCTCTTCTTTATATTCCAACTCCGTCACAGCGGCCGCATGATCTGCCTTGAAGAGACCATAGAACACAAAGCGTGCTTCGCCATCCAGCGAGACCAACTCTGACTGAAGCGCTGTATATGCAAATTCATATTGATAAATCTCATTAGCCAATTTAGGTTCGCTCAAGCAGGATGGTTCATTGGTCTCTTTATAAGAGAGCCCGAAGAATTGAAATCCATCCGTAGAGAACCCCGCCGCACGGGTTAGCGAGCCCTGCTGTAAATATGGGAAGCCTCCGCTTTGCAGCATATTTTGCCTGGAGCAGACGACATAGCCATAGTCCTTATCTTCGAATACGGAATGATCTATATATTGCGATAAATATGCTTCATTACTACGTACAGCTCCGATATCAGCATTTCCGATATCCTGCCCATAAATCACATCTACAGTAACGCCCTTGCCTTGAACCGTTACATCCCAGAACCAGATGCCCTGAGGCGACAATGCGAAGATTACACGGTATTCTACCCCTGCGACAGCTCCTTCCCACACAATACGATCCCTGCCGACGCTTACTGTACTTCCCGATTGAATGCCCAGCAACGGGTAAAAGGAAATACCTGATTCGCTATGAACGCGCAAGTATATATTGTTCAGGGATCCTTCCACAGGGCTAGTCATAAGCTGATTAATCATGGTTGAACCACTAACAGCCTGATGCAAATCTCCGCTCTCCCAAAAAGTAAAGCTCAGATCTCCGGCCTGAATGCTATATTTCGAATCTGTAATGGTGGCTGCCATATCTCTCTATTCCTCCTATCCTTCATGAAAAGAAACCCGGCTGCATCCTATCCTGCATGCCGGGTTCCATTGACTCGGACTGCGGACATTCGCCTCAGCCTGAATCTGATTGAAGCGGTATCCTACTTATTCAAGTTGTTCAGCTCATCCAGAAGCGGTTGAACCAAGGACTGCTTGCCTTCAACCCACTTCTTCCAGTTGGCTTCCAGATCACCAGGTTGCAAAATCAAGTTAGCATACTCATTCTGATAATCAAACGACGCTTGGCTCTTCGCCTTGGAGTCATACAATTGTAAATCCCAATCGTAGGTAGCCAGCGTACCGCCTTCTACTCCCAGCTTCGCTTTGTCTTGATAAAACTTCACAGCTCTATCACGGTATTCCTTCTTGATTGCTGGATTGATAATGCTGAAGTCATCGCCAAGAACATATAAACCTTCAAACCGGGCTGGATATTTATCTTCCAGAGAAGTTCCTTCAGGAAGCAAGCTCACCAGTTCTTTGTTATCATCATATTTCCAGTCCGTGCCTTCAAAGCCCATATTCAATAGCAATTGGCCTTCCTTACTTGTCGAGTAATCAATCAGATCCAT
The window above is part of the Paenibacillus lutimineralis genome. Proteins encoded here:
- a CDS encoding LacI family DNA-binding transcriptional regulator, producing MTSIKDIAKRAGVSISTVSYALNGSSKVTDETRSRILHIANELNYIPNAAARTLKKKESRILGVFLTDFKGDVYGELLDGMKEVCNSQGYDLIVCSGEQSHRMLPERMIDGAVILDHTFSSEELLKHAQRNHKIVVLDRELEHPNINQVLLDNKAGATLATEYLVEQGHKKIYVVTGPDDSFDSIQRMKAVNLVASRADDVEWIELPGDFKKSGGERAAERIIQEYTEPVAVFCLNDEMAIGLCNRLADTDFIIGEHVHLIGFDNIELSRYMQPRLATIDYSKRKWGALAAEQLIKIISGEAVEHERIYVTLVQGASVGRGPKRSKLYTN
- a CDS encoding GH36-type glycosyl hydrolase domain-containing protein — its product is MAATITDSKYSIQAGDLSFTFWESGDLHQAVSGSTMINQLMTSPVEGSLNNIYLRVHSESGISFYPLLGIQSGSTVSVGRDRIVWEGAVAGVEYRVIFALSPQGIWFWDVTVQGKGVTVDVIYGQDIGNADIGAVRSNEAYLSQYIDHSVFEDKDYGYVVCSRQNMLQSGGFPYLQQGSLTRAAGFSTDGFQFFGLSYKETNEPSCLSEPKLANEIYQYEFAYTALQSELVSLDGEARFVFYGLFKADHAAAVTELEYKEEIVKAWQAYNSEAGSSELRRLQPMRFKPEFGQPVQALAMTQEEVDALFPQSLRHQEERKDGKLLAFFTEAYEHVILKEKELLVERPHGHILMSGSNVELGAKVVTTTSYLYGIFNSHLVVGNTNLNKMMSNARSALNVPKTAGQRIYVELGGKYQLLTMPSMFEIGFNYVRWHYKLSDDVLVITNYTAAELPVVRLHVKSNNGKKYKFLITNQITMDVNEYGSSVRMMEEQGVLTFYGGQDEIRAQAYPNLKYRMQVHGTDVEIGDEAMLIDGIPSGSASLVNMKLASTSEWSLTMQGLLEGEEIAMDAISNAMTEIEAYRSFLNNVMNGFRLRDADGQDRDDLFKFNALTWWYTHNMLVHYSVPHGLEQYGGAAWGTRDVCQGPTEYFMATQKFEQVRDILLTVYSHQFEDDGNWPQWFMFDRYAQIQQEESHGDIIVWPLKVLSDYLAATQDYGILEETVPYTVKGSFSFTDQAYTILDHMNREIDYIRSHFLHDTHLSSYGDGDWDDTLQPANAQLKKYMVSSWTVALTYQSLNQLSKALASVQPDLAAELAEMTDRIRQDYYHYMLQTDVIPGFLYLENPESAKLMLHPSDTETGIQYRLLPMTRSMIAELLDPQRAASHYELIKEKLFFPDGVRLMNRPAQYAGGVSTHFKRAEQAANFGREVGLQYVHAHIRFVEAMAKLGHAEDVWHGLQAINPVGIQDVVPNAEIRQSNAYFSSSDGKFNTRYDAQTGFEQLRSGEVQVKGGWRIYSSGPGIYMNQLISNALGIRQEQGDLVIDPVLPTELDGLHFDFQYAGMKITFIYHITGGPVNAVALNGNQIDTVRLANPYRQGGIRLSRSVFEQVINQEDHVIDIFM